Proteins encoded within one genomic window of Geotalea daltonii FRC-32:
- the fliF gene encoding flagellar basal-body MS-ring/collar protein FliF: MPEGLKKLLDPFLSLPTSKRLIVAGVAACSLLAFAALIFVANRTDYRPLFANLTTEDAGEIVKKLKDQKVAYQISADGKAILVPSDKVYELRLSLAGEGLPQGGGIGFEIFDRKNFGMTEFVQKLNYQRALQGELSRTIAQLAGVEQARVHLVIPEKSLFKDSEKPPTASVVLKMKSNRTLRENEVQGVVHLVSSAIEGMDTENVTVLDSRGKVLSRTGPSDATGKLTSTMQETQRNYEKNLEERLQSLLDKVVGSGRSVARVSATFDFKQVEKYEEKYDPETAAVRSEQRSEEKAGATNIAAGVPGVQTNMGRTAPGAGTTGGGSKSDETLNYEVSRTTARIIEPVGSLTKVSVAILVDGKYEAPAAAKAGAAKAKYQPRTPDELQKIESLVKSSVGFNAERGDQVTVANIPFQETGDMGSAEDAWWNAPIVMTLLKNLLIAGGFFAIIFFVIKPLMRMLPHRPPSFQPVQEDLEMIQLNEAHKQELALQTLNQLELIEKVKQDPYQVAQILQNWLVHKEQ, encoded by the coding sequence ATGCCGGAAGGTTTGAAAAAACTGCTTGATCCTTTCCTGTCTTTGCCCACGTCCAAACGCCTGATTGTAGCCGGGGTGGCGGCTTGTTCGCTCTTGGCCTTTGCTGCTCTTATTTTTGTCGCCAACAGGACTGATTACCGCCCGCTGTTTGCCAACCTTACAACCGAAGATGCCGGTGAGATCGTCAAGAAACTGAAGGATCAGAAGGTTGCCTATCAGATTTCGGCGGACGGCAAAGCCATTCTCGTCCCATCTGACAAGGTGTATGAACTGCGTCTTTCCCTGGCCGGCGAAGGGCTGCCCCAAGGGGGAGGAATAGGTTTCGAGATCTTCGACCGGAAGAATTTCGGCATGACCGAATTTGTCCAGAAGCTCAATTATCAGCGCGCCCTGCAGGGTGAACTCTCCCGGACCATTGCCCAGTTGGCCGGTGTGGAGCAGGCAAGGGTCCACCTGGTTATTCCGGAAAAATCCCTGTTCAAGGACAGCGAAAAGCCCCCCACTGCCTCTGTGGTTCTGAAGATGAAATCAAACCGCACCCTGCGTGAAAATGAAGTACAGGGGGTGGTGCACCTGGTTTCTTCCGCCATCGAGGGGATGGATACGGAGAATGTCACCGTCCTTGACAGCCGCGGCAAGGTCCTGAGCAGGACCGGCCCTTCCGATGCTACCGGCAAACTGACCAGCACCATGCAGGAGACCCAGCGCAATTACGAAAAAAACCTGGAAGAGCGTCTGCAATCGCTTCTGGACAAAGTGGTGGGGAGCGGCAGATCCGTGGCCCGGGTCTCGGCTACCTTCGATTTCAAGCAGGTGGAGAAATACGAAGAGAAGTACGATCCGGAAACGGCAGCGGTACGCAGCGAACAACGGAGCGAGGAAAAGGCGGGAGCCACCAACATTGCTGCCGGTGTTCCGGGGGTACAAACAAATATGGGCAGGACCGCTCCGGGGGCAGGCACCACTGGTGGCGGTTCCAAGAGTGACGAAACCCTCAATTACGAAGTCAGCCGTACCACCGCCCGCATCATCGAACCGGTCGGCAGCCTGACCAAGGTGTCGGTGGCCATTCTTGTGGACGGCAAGTACGAAGCCCCGGCAGCTGCTAAAGCGGGTGCTGCCAAGGCCAAGTACCAGCCGCGCACTCCCGATGAATTGCAGAAAATCGAGTCACTGGTTAAAAGCTCCGTCGGCTTCAATGCCGAACGGGGCGATCAGGTGACGGTTGCCAATATTCCGTTTCAGGAAACCGGCGATATGGGAAGTGCCGAGGATGCCTGGTGGAATGCGCCGATCGTCATGACCCTGCTGAAGAACCTGCTCATTGCCGGCGGTTTCTTCGCCATCATTTTCTTTGTCATCAAACCGTTGATGCGGATGTTGCCCCATAGACCCCCTTCCTTCCAGCCTGTACAGGAAGATTTGGAAATGATTCAGCTGAACGAGGCCCACAAGCAGGAACTGGCCCTGCAGACACTGAACCAGCTAGAGCTGATCGAAAAGGTGAAGCAGGACCCTTATCAGGTGGCCCAGATTCTCCAGAACTGGCTGGTACACAAAGAACAGTAG
- the fliG gene encoding flagellar motor switch protein FliG — MTGSDKAAILLLYLGPDATSKVFEHMDDVDIKKISQSMARLGHVPRDVIQGVVTEFTDITNPETGFFSQGEEFVKKILEKALGVQKAESLLQELRTSSIGDMVDILATMDSKTIANFFSQEHPQTIAVILAKLKPKQTSEIVGLLPQELQAEVVIRIAEVDQVSPEILAEIDEVIRKELTALGGVQRFKVGGVEKVVDMFSYLDRSKEKKILDRLDALNPPLAEVIRKHLFTFEDIFKLDDRAIQSIMREVSNDTLTLAMKTSPDDVKDKIFRNISSRAAEMIKEDLEVMGPVRLSDVEKAQSEIIKVVRKMEEDGKVVIAGRGGDDVLV, encoded by the coding sequence ATGACCGGATCGGATAAAGCCGCCATCCTGCTCCTCTACCTTGGCCCGGACGCAACGAGCAAGGTATTCGAGCACATGGATGATGTGGACATAAAGAAGATAAGCCAGAGCATGGCCCGTCTCGGTCACGTGCCGCGCGACGTCATTCAGGGCGTGGTGACGGAATTCACGGATATCACCAATCCCGAAACCGGTTTTTTCTCCCAGGGGGAGGAATTCGTCAAAAAGATCCTGGAAAAGGCCCTCGGCGTACAAAAGGCCGAAAGCCTCCTTCAGGAGCTGCGCACCTCAAGCATCGGCGATATGGTGGACATTCTCGCCACCATGGATTCGAAGACCATCGCCAACTTTTTTTCCCAGGAGCACCCACAGACCATTGCCGTTATCCTGGCCAAGCTCAAGCCGAAACAAACCAGTGAAATTGTCGGGCTCCTGCCCCAGGAGCTTCAGGCCGAGGTGGTGATCCGCATCGCCGAGGTTGACCAGGTATCGCCGGAAATCCTTGCCGAAATCGATGAAGTTATCCGCAAGGAGCTGACGGCCCTTGGCGGCGTGCAACGGTTCAAGGTCGGCGGCGTGGAGAAGGTGGTGGACATGTTCTCCTATCTGGACCGGAGCAAGGAGAAAAAGATCCTCGACCGTCTGGATGCGCTCAATCCGCCCTTGGCCGAAGTTATCCGCAAGCATCTCTTCACCTTCGAGGACATCTTCAAGCTGGACGACCGGGCCATCCAGTCGATCATGCGGGAGGTGAGCAACGATACCCTGACCCTGGCCATGAAAACCTCCCCGGACGACGTCAAGGACAAGATCTTCCGCAACATCTCGTCCCGTGCCGCCGAGATGATCAAGGAGGACCTGGAGGTGATGGGGCCGGTTCGCCTTTCCGACGTGGAAAAGGCCCAGTCGGAGATCATCAAGGTGGTAAGGAAAATGGAGGAAGACGGCAAGGTGGTCATAGCCGGCCGTGGAGGCGACGATGTCCTCGTCTAG
- a CDS encoding FliH/SctL family protein has product MSSSRIIKSIDDAGFMGFHFRELKGSADELPAADSHNAPFTPVIPGAWTAADKEEVAGNAEEDTAGAVEEKIVVGISEEEADRREQAAYNEGLREGKRQAEESLAKVSEALAKALLSTGGLRQKVMQESEEDLLKLAIVIARKIILQEISVDRRILVNIVKAAVSNVSDGDEVVVRLSPADYEIVADHREFLPPANEKRRITLKADETIPGGGCLVETSMGAIDARIEAQLDEIFRRFMEDRSVTALEADTMETEEKTDAGEED; this is encoded by the coding sequence ATGTCCTCGTCTAGGATCATCAAATCCATCGACGATGCCGGCTTCATGGGTTTCCACTTCCGTGAGTTAAAGGGGAGTGCTGACGAGCTCCCTGCTGCAGACAGCCATAATGCTCCTTTCACTCCGGTAATACCGGGGGCGTGGACTGCTGCGGACAAAGAGGAAGTGGCAGGTAACGCTGAAGAGGATACGGCCGGCGCGGTAGAAGAAAAGATTGTTGTCGGCATTTCCGAGGAAGAGGCCGACCGACGCGAACAGGCGGCATACAATGAGGGGCTTCGTGAAGGCAAGCGCCAGGCGGAAGAGTCTCTGGCCAAGGTAAGCGAGGCGCTGGCCAAGGCACTGCTCAGTACCGGAGGCCTCAGGCAGAAGGTGATGCAGGAGAGCGAGGAAGACCTGCTTAAGCTGGCCATTGTCATTGCCCGCAAGATCATCCTTCAGGAAATATCAGTCGACCGCAGAATCCTGGTCAATATTGTGAAGGCTGCAGTCAGCAATGTCTCTGACGGTGATGAGGTAGTGGTAAGGCTCAGTCCGGCGGATTATGAAATAGTTGCCGACCATAGGGAATTTCTGCCGCCTGCCAACGAGAAAAGAAGGATCACCCTGAAAGCCGATGAAACCATACCCGGCGGAGGCTGTCTGGTGGAGACTTCCATGGGGGCCATAGATGCCAGGATAGAAGCCCAGCTGGATGAGATATTCCGTCGCTTCATGGAGGATCGCAGTGTGACGGCACTCGAAGCCGACACGATGGAAACGGAGGAAAAGACGGATGCTGGCGAAGAAGATTGA
- the fliI gene encoding flagellar protein export ATPase FliI gives MLAKKIDLSRFLPAVESARPIKLHGKVTQVVGLVIEGFCPETAVGTLCEINSQGSESIPAEVVGFRENKTLLMPLGELRGVGLGSLISVRREKASLGVGPALLGRVIDGLGAPIDDRGPIITGEEYPIYATPVNPMKRRPIRQPLDLGIRAINGLLTCGEGQRVGIMAGSGVGKSTLLGMIARYTEADVNVIALIGERGRELREFIEKDLQAEGLKKSVVVVATSDQPPLVRMRGAYIATTIAEYFQAQGKKVLLMMDSATRFAMAMREVGLAIGEPPTTKGYTPSVFAALPKLLERTGNFQNGSITGLYTVLVEGDDFNEPISDAMRSILDGHIVLSRELAARNIYPPIDVLNSASRVMMDVTAKNHQKLAGNFKGVLATYRQAEDLINIGAYKPGSNPGIDYALAKIEHMNAYLKQDIKDGVGVENAVMELEAIFDDTMAL, from the coding sequence ATGCTGGCGAAGAAGATTGACCTCAGCCGCTTTCTGCCGGCAGTGGAATCGGCGCGGCCCATCAAGCTGCACGGCAAAGTCACCCAGGTGGTGGGGCTGGTCATCGAAGGTTTCTGTCCTGAGACTGCCGTCGGTACTCTCTGCGAGATAAACTCACAGGGGAGTGAATCCATTCCGGCGGAGGTTGTCGGCTTCAGAGAGAACAAAACCCTGCTCATGCCCCTCGGGGAATTGCGAGGCGTGGGTCTAGGCAGTCTCATCTCTGTGCGCCGCGAAAAAGCCTCCCTGGGGGTCGGACCGGCTCTCTTGGGCAGGGTCATCGACGGGCTCGGGGCACCCATCGACGACCGCGGCCCGATTATCACCGGTGAAGAATATCCCATCTACGCCACTCCGGTAAACCCCATGAAGCGGCGTCCGATCCGCCAACCGCTCGATCTGGGTATCAGGGCCATCAACGGTCTGCTCACCTGCGGCGAAGGGCAGCGGGTGGGGATCATGGCCGGCTCCGGGGTGGGTAAATCCACCCTGCTCGGCATGATTGCCCGCTATACGGAAGCCGACGTCAACGTCATCGCCCTCATTGGCGAGCGGGGAAGAGAGCTGCGCGAATTCATCGAAAAAGACCTGCAGGCGGAAGGGTTGAAAAAGTCGGTGGTAGTTGTTGCCACTTCCGATCAGCCCCCCCTGGTGCGCATGCGCGGCGCCTACATCGCCACCACCATTGCCGAATATTTCCAGGCCCAGGGAAAAAAGGTTCTGCTGATGATGGACTCGGCCACCCGCTTTGCCATGGCCATGCGCGAGGTGGGGCTGGCCATCGGCGAGCCGCCGACGACCAAAGGCTACACGCCGTCGGTTTTCGCCGCCCTGCCCAAGCTTCTGGAGCGTACCGGAAACTTCCAGAACGGGAGTATCACCGGACTCTACACGGTGCTGGTAGAGGGGGACGACTTCAACGAACCTATCTCCGATGCCATGCGCAGTATCCTCGATGGCCATATCGTCCTTTCCCGGGAACTGGCCGCGAGAAACATCTATCCACCTATCGATGTCCTCAACAGTGCCAGCAGGGTGATGATGGATGTGACCGCCAAAAATCACCAGAAGCTGGCCGGCAATTTCAAAGGGGTCCTGGCCACTTACCGCCAGGCGGAGGATCTGATCAATATCGGTGCCTATAAACCGGGGAGCAATCCGGGTATAGACTATGCCCTGGCAAAGATAGAGCACATGAACGCCTACCTGAAGCAGGATATAAAAGATGGTGTCGGGGTCGAGAATGCAGTTATGGAGCTGGAAGCCATATTCGATGATACCATGGCTTTGTGA
- the fliJ gene encoding flagellar export protein FliJ: MTKKGFQLDQVLNFRKEMEKMRKIDFAAAKYELDGANEQLARAESAMRRLSEELREKQIDGISANDLQLYANFSRKKREQIIDQRQEVVALERKVVEKRETLLTAAKDKKVLEAFKERKVQAMKRDAAERELHFLDEISIQKKGHGKR, translated from the coding sequence ATGACCAAAAAAGGGTTTCAGCTGGATCAGGTGCTCAATTTCCGTAAAGAAATGGAAAAGATGCGCAAAATCGACTTTGCTGCGGCCAAATATGAGCTGGATGGGGCAAATGAGCAATTGGCCAGGGCCGAAAGCGCCATGAGACGCCTTTCAGAAGAGCTGAGGGAAAAGCAGATAGACGGTATTTCCGCTAACGATCTGCAGCTCTACGCTAATTTCAGCCGCAAAAAGAGGGAGCAGATTATTGACCAGCGCCAGGAAGTTGTGGCCCTGGAGAGAAAAGTGGTTGAAAAGCGCGAGACGCTTTTGACTGCTGCCAAGGATAAAAAGGTACTGGAAGCGTTCAAGGAGCGGAAGGTCCAGGCCATGAAGAGGGATGCGGCTGAACGGGAGCTGCATTTCCTTGATGAGATTTCCATCCAGAAAAAGGGTCATGGCAAAAGATGA
- a CDS encoding MotE family protein: protein MKKILLIIPLVAFVMLWHTEMEPSALQRVALAQSPVAATVSPKTDRDEAAALEKQRQQLLEKEAALKAKEEELKKLSASLDSRINELNAARKSMEGSLQTRKKEENERYRKMIKIYKALKPEEAGRLMDKLEEPLVIEMLNQMDQKTAVKLIPYLNQPRVIKWTRDNLVGR from the coding sequence ATGAAAAAAATACTGCTGATCATCCCGCTGGTGGCCTTTGTCATGCTCTGGCATACGGAGATGGAGCCTTCCGCCCTGCAGCGGGTCGCCTTGGCACAGAGTCCCGTAGCCGCTACTGTTTCCCCGAAAACTGACCGGGATGAGGCTGCCGCCCTGGAAAAGCAGCGGCAGCAGCTGTTGGAAAAAGAGGCGGCCCTCAAAGCCAAGGAAGAGGAACTGAAAAAACTCTCCGCCAGCCTGGACAGCCGCATCAATGAATTGAATGCGGCGAGGAAGTCCATGGAGGGTTCACTGCAGACGCGGAAAAAAGAGGAAAACGAGCGGTACAGGAAGATGATCAAGATCTACAAGGCACTCAAGCCGGAAGAAGCGGGAAGACTGATGGACAAGCTGGAGGAACCTCTCGTTATCGAGATGCTCAACCAGATGGACCAAAAGACGGCGGTGAAGCTGATTCCCTATCTCAATCAGCCCAGGGTCATCAAGTGGACCAGGGACAACCTGGTCGGCAGATAA
- a CDS encoding flagellar hook-length control protein FliK gives MDNMQVVLPSQGAALIPLVTPVSIGKAAAVNSAFLNAGPTFAELLGNIAMEPAADVLKGEEPRAAVPESASAGNAEPVKKGDEAEVSPVALEGDQLLLTVQQTTIAVGAIPIQPQEQNQNRAQTETPQLQVQTGKQLPSEVQVPVAKLPDPQVQVPPQPLIQAQKEPIPEVKTEPFHGEAMMKTAETAAVMPQQKQGETEPPSENRQKAETESIPQTRISKTTATAEVEPVLAEAAPEAGAAKKVELPERVVVPSGNGIPASATVSVASPLFESGIELSVEGTKATEVVAKADPGLGKSAPVTISGQTETQETTPAITVETTPAEAPGIKEKTVRQVQDRMTVRAGDGHVETAESKPATAGKDAAASGQKEMPEIKTTGKPFSPDLGDSGGNSATGERGMNSQLQFAATGEVVKTSAISETPYKGEAPATATAESIVSQVKESLTLHNPKEGRQITLTLNPAELGELKINVSMEGQRLKVEVVAENAMVRDVLMANIDTLKESLSKQNVTMERFNVSTGGNYGFSQQSGGEKWVPQNRSYNSYAAMGGTFADGEEKRVSYLTGTGQGLVDVRF, from the coding sequence ATGGACAACATGCAAGTAGTACTACCGTCCCAAGGGGCAGCACTTATTCCCCTTGTGACACCTGTTTCAATTGGCAAAGCGGCCGCCGTCAACAGTGCTTTTCTGAATGCCGGCCCAACCTTTGCCGAACTGCTCGGTAACATAGCTATGGAACCTGCAGCGGATGTGCTCAAAGGGGAAGAACCAAGGGCCGCCGTGCCGGAATCGGCATCTGCCGGCAATGCAGAGCCGGTAAAAAAAGGAGATGAGGCAGAAGTCTCACCAGTGGCCCTTGAAGGGGACCAGCTCCTTCTGACGGTTCAACAGACGACCATTGCCGTTGGGGCAATTCCGATACAGCCCCAGGAGCAAAACCAGAACCGGGCTCAGACCGAAACACCTCAACTTCAGGTGCAGACTGGGAAACAATTACCATCGGAGGTGCAGGTTCCCGTAGCCAAACTCCCCGATCCGCAGGTGCAGGTACCGCCACAGCCGCTGATTCAGGCACAGAAAGAGCCGATCCCAGAGGTAAAAACGGAACCTTTCCATGGGGAGGCCATGATGAAGACTGCTGAAACGGCAGCAGTTATGCCACAGCAGAAACAGGGGGAGACGGAGCCGCCATCTGAGAACCGGCAGAAAGCCGAGACGGAAAGCATACCTCAAACCAGGATCAGCAAGACAACAGCAACTGCCGAAGTCGAGCCGGTGTTGGCGGAAGCTGCCCCTGAGGCTGGTGCGGCAAAGAAGGTGGAACTTCCTGAGCGGGTGGTTGTGCCCTCCGGCAATGGAATTCCGGCATCGGCAACCGTTTCCGTTGCTTCTCCGTTATTTGAATCGGGTATAGAACTGTCTGTCGAGGGGACAAAGGCGACGGAAGTTGTTGCCAAAGCAGATCCGGGGCTGGGAAAAAGTGCACCGGTAACAATCAGTGGCCAAACTGAAACTCAGGAAACGACACCGGCCATAACGGTTGAGACTACCCCGGCAGAAGCACCCGGTATTAAGGAGAAGACCGTCAGGCAGGTGCAGGACAGGATGACGGTGAGAGCAGGTGACGGCCACGTGGAAACTGCAGAAAGCAAACCGGCAACGGCAGGCAAGGATGCCGCAGCCAGCGGGCAGAAAGAAATGCCGGAAATAAAAACCACTGGCAAGCCCTTTTCACCGGATTTGGGCGACAGTGGCGGAAACTCGGCCACCGGTGAAAGAGGAATGAACAGCCAGCTGCAGTTTGCTGCAACCGGCGAAGTGGTGAAAACTTCAGCCATCTCCGAAACGCCGTACAAGGGGGAGGCACCAGCCACTGCCACGGCGGAAAGCATCGTTTCCCAGGTAAAGGAAAGCCTGACACTGCATAACCCTAAAGAAGGCAGGCAGATCACCTTGACGCTCAATCCGGCCGAACTGGGAGAGCTGAAAATCAACGTCAGCATGGAAGGGCAGCGGCTCAAGGTGGAGGTCGTGGCAGAAAATGCCATGGTCAGGGATGTCCTCATGGCAAACATCGACACCCTTAAGGAGTCATTGTCAAAACAGAACGTCACCATGGAACGCTTCAATGTCTCCACCGGCGGCAATTACGGCTTCAGCCAGCAGTCGGGTGGAGAGAAATGGGTGCCGCAGAACCGCTCTTACAATAGTTATGCGGCCATGGGGGGTACGTTTGCCGACGGAGAGGAAAAACGGGTCAGCTATCTGACAGGGACCGGCCAGGGGCTGGTTGACGTGAGATTCTGA
- a CDS encoding flagellar hook assembly protein FlgD, which yields MVSTVTSTSDTTAAAAAMKKATGLNKDDFLRLFVTQLQNQDPLNPQDSSQFITQLAQITEVEQSYNTNTNLQSILTQSNNMASLSAVSFIGKSILAPGSQISHQSGSASTIDYNLSSTAQTVTITITDESGATVKTLTQGLTAAGYASLAWDGTNNQGQSVTTGIYNVTVKGTDADGAAFSGTPLIRGKVDGVEMGSSGPVLTVGALQVPLSGVISVKGGA from the coding sequence ATGGTCAGTACGGTCACATCGACAAGCGACACCACTGCAGCAGCGGCAGCCATGAAGAAGGCAACCGGGCTCAACAAGGACGATTTTCTCCGGCTGTTCGTGACACAGCTGCAGAACCAGGATCCGCTCAACCCCCAGGACAGCTCCCAGTTCATAACGCAGCTGGCCCAGATTACCGAGGTGGAGCAGTCCTACAACACCAACACCAACCTGCAGAGCATCCTGACCCAGAGCAACAATATGGCGTCACTTTCTGCGGTCTCCTTCATCGGCAAGTCCATATTGGCTCCCGGCAGCCAGATAAGCCACCAGTCGGGCAGCGCCAGCACCATAGACTACAATCTCTCTTCCACTGCCCAAACGGTGACGATCACCATTACCGACGAGAGCGGCGCCACCGTCAAGACCCTGACTCAGGGGCTCACTGCTGCCGGCTACGCATCACTTGCCTGGGACGGTACCAACAACCAGGGACAATCGGTGACAACAGGCATTTACAATGTGACCGTCAAGGGGACCGATGCCGATGGTGCGGCCTTTAGCGGTACTCCCCTTATCCGGGGCAAGGTTGACGGTGTGGAAATGGGGAGCTCCGGTCCGGTTCTTACCGTGGGGGCGCTGCAGGTACCCTTGTCCGGTGTCATCAGTGTCAAAGGGGGAGCATAG
- a CDS encoding TIGR02530 family flagellar biosynthesis protein — MIDEIFFPQPIQPSSRQPSIKQVQEKSIGGESPFAKILENKLPSQGVKFSQHAQERLKARGINLTETDMKKLEGAVDSVAQKGGKDSLVMLGDAAFVVSVKNRTVVTAMDKTQMAGNVFTNIDSAVIF; from the coding sequence GTGATCGACGAGATATTTTTTCCACAACCTATCCAGCCGTCGTCACGGCAGCCCTCGATTAAGCAGGTACAGGAAAAATCCATCGGCGGAGAATCACCCTTTGCCAAAATCCTGGAAAACAAACTGCCCAGCCAGGGGGTAAAATTTTCCCAGCATGCCCAGGAGAGGCTGAAGGCGCGGGGAATCAACCTGACCGAGACCGACATGAAAAAGCTGGAAGGCGCAGTTGACAGCGTTGCCCAAAAGGGGGGCAAGGATTCCCTGGTGATGCTTGGTGATGCTGCCTTTGTCGTCAGTGTCAAAAACAGGACAGTGGTAACGGCCATGGATAAAACCCAGATGGCCGGCAACGTCTTTACTAACATCGACTCCGCCGTAATTTTTTAG
- a CDS encoding flagellar hook-basal body protein, which yields MSITSAMFTGVSGLLNNGEAMNVIGNNISNVNTVGFKGARMLFSDMLSQNIGNNSQIGRGMQIQKVENLFGQGSFESTENVTDLGIQGNSFFALKPPTTVAPVAAQNAAFLSRAGAFHVDKDLYLVNPDGYQVLDTAGQPIRFYTGGTADQNFSKVVKVEPNGLITYLAQDGITNLYYSTTGVAGLPTTTANAAAVQRLAVVSATDLSGLEKAGGSLYKATATSGVSAAGFTLAGNQPNGTSEKVLSNSLEQSNVDLASQFVKMIITQRAYSANSKTITTADEMTQEVLNLKR from the coding sequence ATGAGTATAACCAGTGCAATGTTTACCGGTGTCAGCGGTCTTTTGAACAACGGCGAGGCAATGAACGTTATCGGCAACAACATCTCCAACGTGAACACAGTCGGCTTCAAGGGCGCCAGGATGCTCTTTTCGGACATGTTGTCACAGAATATCGGCAACAATTCCCAAATCGGCCGCGGCATGCAGATACAGAAGGTGGAAAACCTCTTCGGCCAGGGGAGCTTCGAAAGCACGGAAAATGTCACTGATCTGGGCATCCAGGGGAACAGCTTTTTTGCCCTCAAACCGCCGACGACTGTCGCACCGGTGGCCGCCCAGAATGCGGCTTTTCTGAGCCGGGCAGGGGCCTTTCACGTGGATAAGGATCTCTATCTTGTAAATCCGGATGGTTACCAGGTGCTTGACACAGCCGGTCAGCCGATCCGGTTTTACACCGGTGGTACAGCAGACCAGAATTTTTCGAAAGTCGTCAAGGTGGAGCCCAACGGCCTTATTACCTATCTTGCCCAAGACGGCATTACCAACCTCTATTACAGCACCACCGGCGTAGCCGGCCTGCCAACCACCACTGCCAACGCAGCGGCGGTGCAGAGACTGGCAGTTGTCTCGGCAACGGATCTTTCGGGCCTGGAGAAGGCAGGCGGCTCACTGTATAAGGCAACGGCAACCTCGGGAGTATCGGCGGCAGGTTTTACCCTCGCCGGCAATCAACCGAACGGCACCAGCGAAAAAGTCCTCTCCAACTCCCTGGAACAGAGCAACGTGGACCTGGCCAGCCAGTTCGTCAAGATGATCATCACCCAGCGGGCTTACTCGGCAAATTCCAAGACCATCACTACCGCAGATGAAATGACCCAGGAAGTACTTAACCTGAAACGATAA
- a CDS encoding flagellar basal body-associated FliL family protein, with protein sequence MAEQKEEAVPAKDNKKLFIIIGAAVLALIVIAVIVAMMMGGGKGEKPAKAQEAKAEKKGEGGEKASAATVYPLEPFIVNIYDGQELRYLKIKVEFEMAAAEIKTEIDAQQSALRDAVLVLLTTKTMREVQDLQGKNQLRDEILSTTVKILGPGKVIKVYFTDFVVQ encoded by the coding sequence ATGGCCGAGCAAAAGGAAGAGGCTGTTCCTGCCAAGGATAACAAGAAGCTTTTTATCATCATCGGTGCTGCCGTGCTGGCTTTGATAGTCATAGCCGTCATTGTCGCAATGATGATGGGAGGGGGTAAGGGGGAAAAGCCGGCAAAGGCCCAGGAAGCAAAAGCGGAAAAAAAGGGGGAGGGGGGCGAAAAGGCTTCTGCTGCCACCGTTTACCCCCTAGAGCCGTTCATTGTCAATATATACGATGGTCAGGAACTACGTTACCTGAAGATCAAGGTTGAATTCGAGATGGCCGCGGCAGAGATCAAGACAGAAATAGATGCCCAGCAGTCCGCCCTGCGGGATGCCGTCCTCGTTCTGCTGACGACCAAGACCATGCGTGAGGTTCAGGACCTGCAGGGGAAGAACCAGCTGCGTGATGAAATATTGAGTACGACTGTCAAGATTCTCGGGCCGGGCAAGGTCATCAAGGTTTATTTCACCGATTTCGTCGTGCAATAG